The sequence ACGGGGCGGCGCTCACCGCCACGAGCCGTGGTGCGGGAGAGCTCCTGGCCCACGCCCTCGACCACGGCGCCCGCCGCCTGATGCTGGCCCCCGGCGAGCGGGCGGCCCTCGACGGCGGCGCGGGGCTGCTGTCCGCGCTCGGCATGCGGCTGCTGGACACCGCGGGGTGCGTCCTGCCGGACGGCGGTGGCGCGCTGGCGCGCGTCGCCCGGATCGACCGGTCACGGCTGCTCCCCCCGCCGGACGGCGGAGTCGTGGTGCTTCTCGACACCGACCGTCCGCTGCTCGGCCCCGCGGGCGCCGCGGCCTTCGACGCTCCGCGGCAGGGCGGCGGGCCGGCCGAGGCGGCCGACCTGGACCGGGGGCTCGCCCGCCTGGCCGCCCTCCTGGGCGGCGACGCGGAACGGCCCGGCGCGGGTGCCGCGGGCGGCGCCGCGCACGCATTGGCCTCCGCCTGGGGCGCGGTGTCGGTGCGGGCGGCGCGTGGGCTGTGTGAACTGCTCGGGCTCGGAAAGGAGTTGGCCGCCGCCGACCTGGTGCTGACCGGGTCCGGGCAGGAGGACCCTGAGGCCGGGTACGGCCCGCTGACCGCCGAGGTCGCACGCTTGGCGGTGACGGCCGGTACCGCCGTCACCGCCCTGCCCGGCGCGGCCCGGCAGCTGCGCCGGATCGCGTCGGGCCTGGCGGCACGGCCGCTCCCGTGAGCGTCCCGTCCGGGCGGGACGGTGTCCCGACCGTGCGCCGGTCGCGGGGAGGCGACCGGGACGAGATGACCGGGACGAGGTGACCGGAACTCCGGTCAGGGTGACAGTT comes from Streptomyces sp. NBC_00448 and encodes:
- a CDS encoding glycerate kinase, with the protein product MRVVMAPGSFPPHLTAPEAARELTAGWLSVRPRDVVVPRPLPDGGEGTPAAVAAAAPDARVRRVPGCTGPDHRTAVGAYLAFPDGTVLIELGRLGAAAGQLHGAALTATSRGAGELLAHALDHGARRLMLAPGERAALDGGAGLLSALGMRLLDTAGCVLPDGGGALARVARIDRSRLLPPPDGGVVVLLDTDRPLLGPAGAAAFDAPRQGGGPAEAADLDRGLARLAALLGGDAERPGAGAAGGAAHALASAWGAVSVRAARGLCELLGLGKELAAADLVLTGSGQEDPEAGYGPLTAEVARLAVTAGTAVTALPGAARQLRRIASGLAARPLP